In Cyclobacteriaceae bacterium, the DNA window AACAAGGGTGTTACAGTCAATAATCAATTGACACTTACTAACGGGGGTCTGGATCTGAACGGAAATCAGATTAATGTTACGAACGCATCCACTTCATCTATCACCCGCACATCAGGATATATCATAAGCGAAAAAACAACCGCACCTTATAGTGAAGTTAAATGGGCTACAGGCAATCTTACAGGCGCCTTTGTTTTCCCATTTGCTAAATCCTCTACAGAATACATTCCTGTGACCTATAACATTACCAGTGCGGGTTCTGCTGCCTCAACCCTGACGGTTTCAACTTATGCTACTCCAGCCAACAATACTCCACTCCCTGCTACTGTGACCAATCTAAATGGTACCAGTGGAGGTAATTCAGTTGTTGACAGATTCTGGATATTAACTCCATCAACGAATGTCGTACGCCCAACAGCCACATTGACATTTACGGCGCTTGCAAGTGAGAAACCTGGATCTATTCCAACCCTTCCTGGCACCGGAATTACGGGCCAAAGCTGGAGCGCTTCCAACTATTGGAATGCACCATCAGCGGGTCAATCCTTTAATAATAATGCTCCTGCAGCCGGATTCTTTCAGGTAACAATACCAGGTCAACTGATGCCTAATAATCTTTCTCCATGGGCACTTACAGACGCAGCAATTATCCTTCCGATTAAACTTGTGAGTTTTACAGCCGCAAGCCATAACGGATTGGTTGAGCTTAATTGGAGAACAGAAACTGAATTAAGAAATGATTTCTTTACCGTTCAAAAATCAGAAAGTGGTGAAGAATTCTCTGATGTTGTGGAAGTAAAGGGTGCGGGGACTTCCACGGTGCCAAGAAGCTATACAGCATATGACCATCAGCCGGTGATTGGTAAATCATACTACAGACTGAAACAAACTGACTTTGATAAGAATTACTCATATAGTAAAATAGTTTCTGTGGAGGTTAAGGAAGCATTAAGTATTTATCCTAACCCTTCCAATGGAAGTGAGATTAACATCAGTTTCCTGAAAGAAAATCTTGGTAAGGATGCGCTTGTTAAAATTCAGGATATCAGTGGTAAGGAGCTAAGTCAGAACGTTATCAGAAATCTTGATTCAAAACAGGTCAGGATGGAAATGACACAGCAACTGGCACCTGGATTATACATCATCTCAATTGCAGTTGGTCAGGATGTACTTAGGCAAAAAATTGTAGTGAGATAATAATTCTGAAATGAGTATTAAAAAAAGGACCTCGATGCTCGAGGTCCTTTTTTTATGCGCGATTTTGTCACTCTATTCTTAATATGCTCTTACCAATCTTCCTTCCATGTAGTTAACGTATGATTTATTAGCTACGAGCATACCTCCTGGTGTTGGATAATCTCCTGTAAAATACCAGTCCCCTGAATGATTAGGAATTCCTTTATGAAGAGCTTCTACTGTCTGGAAAACCACCTTTAACTCTGCTTTCATGTCAGGAGGCTTGACGATCTCAGAAATCTTGTCGGAGATCTGTTCATAGGTAAATTGTTCGTAAAGCTTTTTGACGTGATTGATCGGTTCCTTGATTAATGCTGACTGCAGACATTGCTCATAAACTTCACCCAATAAATAATCTTTGCCATGCTCTTTTAAGAGTTCTATGACCGCTCTGAAAGCAACAAAATCGCCCATACGGCTCATATCGATGCCATAGCAATCCGGAAAACGGATTTGTGGTGCGGAAGATACCACTACAATCTTCTTTGGACCCAGCCTGTCTAAAAGCCTGAGAATACTTTTCTCAAGCGTAGTACCTCTGACAATTGAATCATCAATTACGACCAAAGTGTCCTTATCCCGATTTACAACTTCGTAAGTGGTGTCGTAAACGTGAGCAACCATCTCATCGCGATGATCATCATCGGCAATGAAGGTCCTAAGCTTTGCATCCTTGATGACAATTTTTTCAATTCGTGGACGGAACGCAAGTATGTCCTCCAGCGAATCAACAGAAGGTTTGCCGTCAACAATGATATCTGTCTGCTTTCTGATGAGATAATTCTCCACCTCTGCCATCATTCCGTAAAAGGCCGTTTCTGCAGTATTAGGAATATAAGAGAAGACTGTATTCTTAAGATCAAAATTGATGGCTTTCAGCACCTGAGGCACCAAAAGCTTTCCGAGCATTTTTCTTTCGCGATAAATGTCCGGATCGTTTCCTCTGGAGAAATAAATACGCTCAAAGCTGCAGGATTTTTTCTCTCCGGACGGCACGATGCTATGCTGGGCATATTCTCCACTCTTTGTAATGATAAGAGCGTGCCCCGGTTTTATTTCTTCTATCTGATTGTATTCAATATTGAAAGCGGTCTTAATGGCAGGCTTTTCGGAAGCAACGACTACCACTTCTTCATCTGCATAAAAATAAGCTGGTCTGATTCCGTTAGGATCACGAACAACAAAAGCAGATCCCGATCCAATCATTCCGGCCATAGTGTAGCCACCGTCAAAATCCTTGCAAGCTCTTTTCAGCATGCTTGCCAGATCAATTTCATTCTCAATAATGTCTGAAACTTCCTTATTCGTGAATTGATCCTTGTACTTTTCAAACTGAGTCTGAACTTCTTCATCCAGAAAGTGTCCGATCTTTTCCATCACGGTGACGGTGTCAACTTTTTCCTTTGGATGCTGACCGAGATTCACGAGGATGTCAAAAAGCTCGTCGACATTTGTCATGTTGAAGTTTCCTGCCATTACAAGATTCCGACTGCGCCAGTTGTTCTGTCTCAGGAAGGGATGAACATTTTCAATGCTGTTAAAGCCGTGAGTTCCATAGCGAAGGTGTCCAAGCCAAAGTTCACCACTGAAGGAAAGATGCCTTTTCAGCCACTTTTCATTATGAAATTTCTCTTTACCCTCCTTCTGGGCTTTTTTATATTTTTTCCCGATTTTTTTGAAGAGGTTAGCTACTGGCTGGCTTTTCATAGAGCGATAGCGGCTGATATAGCGCAGTCCAGGCTCCTGATCAATCTTGATATTGGCAATTCCGGCTCCATCCTGACCGCGATTATGCTGTTTTTCCATCAGGATGTACATTTTGTTCATCCCATAGGTAGGACCGTACTTCTCAATGTAATAGGAAAGAGGCTTGCGCAGCCTGACCAGCGCTATGCCACATTCGTGTAGAATTGAATCGCTCATCAGTATCTAAAAGACAAAGTTAATTTTATTCATTCAACTGATCAAAAAAGCTGTGCCGAATGGTCGATAAACAACCATAACCCACTGCGGGTCAAAAAGATTCGTCTGGGAATATTTTGAACGGCTTCCGATTCAACGGTTTGCGGGTAGAAATAATTATTTTCGCGATTATTTTCAATTATGGTTCAAACGGATATTATTATCATCGGAGCAGGTCCTGTAGGCATTTTTACGGTTTTTGAGGCTGGCCTTTTAAAACTCAGATGTCACCTTATCGATTCTTTACCACAGCCCGGTGGACAGCTTATCGAGATATATCCTAAAAAGCCTATTTATGATATTCCTGGATACCCAATTATCAATGCAGGCGATCTTGTCAACCGCCTCATGGAACAAAGTGCTGTGTTTAAGCCCGGCTTCACCCTCGGTGAAACAGTCGTGGACCTGGAGGAGATTGGAGACAATCAGTTTTTAGTAACCACTAATCGTGGCACTCAGCATAAGGCTCCAGTTGTAATCATAGCTGGTGGATTAGGAGTTTTTGAACCCAGAAAACCTCCGATTGAAAACCTGGAAATGTTTGAGGATAAAGGTGTTGAATACATCATTAAGGACCCTGAATTTTACAAGGGAAAAAGAGTTGTAATTTCTGGTGGCGGAGATTCAGCACTTGACTGGACAATCTATCTGGCTGAAAATAAAATTGCCTCTGAGATATCACTTGTACATAGAAGAACTTCTTTTCGTGGACATCTTGATTCCGTTCAAAAGGTAATGGATCTCGCCAATGAGAAAAGAATAAATCTTATCACTGATGCGGAAGTAAGTGCAATTAATCCAACAGCATCGGGTTCCGTGGGTTCTGTGTTAATCAAGCATACCAGTCTTGGAGATATCATTAAAGAGACGGATCACTTTATTCCTCTATTTGGATTAACTCCAAGTCTGGGGCCGATTGCTAATTGGGGATTGGAAATTGAAAAGAACGCTGTGAAAGTAGATACCTTCGATTATTCTACAAATCGAAAAGGTATCTATGCGGTAGGAGATATTAATACCTATCCGGGCAAGCTTAAATTAATATTATCAGGATTTCATGAAGGAACACTGGCGGTACAATCTGCTTTTGCCAAAATTTATCCCAATAAAAAGAACGTATTGAAATACACCACTGTTAATGGTGTCAGTGGATTCTGATCATTTTGAAATGATCATTCAGAATATATGGATATAAAAGTCACCATCATTGATCGCGAAGGGGTTCCTCATCATCTGGAGGCACCTACTGATATGAACATGAATATAATGGAGATATGTAAGGCATATGAACTCCCGGTAGAAGGAACTTGTGGAGGGATGGCGTTATGTGCTTCGTGTCAATGTTATCTTGAGTCCAATACGTCTCTTCCTGAACAAAATGATTCAGAGCTTGCAATGCTTGATCAGGCCTTTCATGTAAAAGATAACAGCCGATTGGGATGTCAGATCAGAATTACAGAGGAGATCGATGGAATCGTATTGCGATTAGCGCCTTAAGCTTTTGGCAAAGTAAAATAGAAAGAAGTTCCTTTTCCAATCTCACTTTCCAGCCAGATTCTTCCTCCGTTTTTTTCAACAAACTCTTTGCAAAGTATTAAACCTAATCCTGTACCTTTTTCGTTGGCGGTTCCTCGTGTGCTGTAACCGGAAGTCTTTTCGAAAAGCACCTCTCTTACTTCAGGTCTTATTCCAATCCCGTTGTCGGAAACCGAAACGATAATTTCATTGTCGCTTTCCTTTGAATCAATCCAGATGTGTCCACCGGATTCTGTAAACTTTACTGCGTTGAGAATTAGATTGCGCAAGACAAGATTTACTATGTTAGGGTCGGCAAAGGCCACAACATTTTCATTAACCTTATTTTCCATTTGGATGTCCTTGGTATACAGCATTTTAAGTGTCGCAAAGCTTTCTTCCACTTTTGAATGCAATACAACTTTTTCAGGCTGAATCGTCAACTTATCCATTTGCAATAATGTCCAATTCAATAAGTTGTTGATAAGAGTTCGGGTGTGATTGAATTGTGTTCTGAGATTCTTGGAGACTTCACTAAACTCAGCCTGGGAAATATTTTTCTGCTCAAGTAAATCAAGTGTGCCGGATAGTGCGTTCATAGGTGAGCGCAAATCATGCGATATGATGGAAAAGAATTTATCCTTTACCTGGTTAAGCTGCTCAAGTTCGATGCTTCGCTTCTTGATTTCTTCCTGATGTTCCAGCAAGAGCCCGTTGATTCTTTTTCTTCTTTGACCGCTTCGATAAACAGTTAACAACAGAAATCCTGTAAGAGCCACTGCAATTACCAGGATATTGGTAACGAGTTCTTGTCTTTTTATTTCTGAGCTTTGCTCAGTCTTTTCTTTGCTAAGAGCAGCGATTTCAGTGTTTTTGTTCTCGACTTCAAATTTTTTCTGATTCAGGAATAATTTCTCCATTGCGGCGCCACTGAAGATGCTGTCGCGAAGAGCATCATGTTGCTTCAGATACAACAATGAATTAGCATAGTCATTTCTGATTTCATACAATGAAGCCATTTCCTTATAGCATGCAAGGGCAAGGTTACGCGCATTTAACTCTTTTGCAGTCTCTAAACTCTTTTCATAAAGATCAAGAGCTTCATTGAAGTTGCCTGAGCGCGCCATGACTTTACCTTTTCCCAAATCGCATTCAGCCATTCCAAAACGATTGTTGATCTTTTTTTGATGCTCATTTACTGAATCATAGTAGACCAAAGAATTTTTAAAATCTTTCTTCTCCAGATAAAGTCCTGCCAGGTGAGTATGAATGCGGGGTATGAGAAATCTGATTTTTAGCTGATGCGCTTCTTTTAATGCAAGCAGGAGATTTTTTTCCGACTGATTGTAATCTCCTTTAAGACGGTATAAATCACCAATTTCGTCATGAGAATATGGTGCCCCCTCAGGATCATTAATATCCTCGCTTATTTTAGCGGAGGCCTGAAGGTGACTCAGCGCAATATCAAACTGTCGTAATTCGGTAAAAATCGTCCCGATATTGTGAAGACAAATACTCATTACAAGAGAATCATCATACGATGGTACCTTCTGATGGGTTCTTGCCATCTGATAACCTTGAGTCAGATAGAAATATCCTTCCTCGAACTCGCCAAGATCTCTGTAATCAGCACCAACATCGCTCAAAGCGAGAGAAAGGCTAGCGCTATCCTTTGTAACGGTATGAATTTTTACACACTCCATATCATATCTCAAGGCTTCTGCATAATCGCCTCTCATCGTTTCGAGAAAAGCAAGACGTAGATAGATAGTTGATTTGGACCAATTGGTATTAATTTTTTTTGCAAGTTCCATAGCCTCTTCGGCATACCTCCTCGCAAGGGCATAGTCCTGAAACTCTGCGGCTTTCGATAGCTTCAGCAGTATATCAAACTTTATAGAATCATTTTTTTCTTTTTTGAATCGCTCCTTAAGACTATCAAGGGCTTGCGAAAAAGAGCTGAGAGTGAAGAACACCATCAGGCTTACAAGCAAAATTCTCTTTGAAATCATATGTATTAAATTCTAACTCCTATGCCGTAAAATAATAACGCGATGTTTGAAGCGGTCTCTTGTGAGATACCTGGACCATTAAAATAGTGCCACGAAAACTAGTCTTTTGTGTAAACTGAATTTTCAAATGATTCACAACCACTAGTAAGGAGGGAGAAGCGGAATTGAACAATATATACTGAGGCAAAGACATGAAAATATTTAACCAAAGTACAAGGATTTTTCCAGATTAAAATCTTTAAAATCTGCTCAAAACCTACATGTATGCCAGATTATCAGTTCCAGAGAGCATGCTTTTCCAGGTGAACAGCTTCACGGAAAAACAGCTTTGTTGAGGCTTCAAAGGACTCTGTAAAATCGGAAACCAGAAACTGATCAGCTCCGGTTTTGTCTTTCTTTAAAAGATTCTGTGAAAGCAGGTAATTATATAGAGCTTCAGCTACTACCGCAGAAGAATCCAGAACATCAACTGAGTCTGAATAGAAATCTTTTATTTCTTTTTTGACCAAAGGATAGTGAGTGCATCCCAGAATAAGCGCATCAATATTTTTTAACAATGGATCGCGTAGATACTTTTCAATGATGTCGTGACTGATCTTGTTATTAAAAAAACCTTCTTCAATCATGGGTACCAGAAGTGGCGCCGGAACAGACCGAAGGGAGATATTTTTATTGGCATCTGTGATCTTCTTTTCGTAAATGCCTGACTGGATAGTTCGCTTTGTTCCAATTAATCCG includes these proteins:
- a CDS encoding tetratricopeptide repeat-containing sensor histidine kinase — translated: MISKRILLVSLMVFFTLSSFSQALDSLKERFKKEKNDSIKFDILLKLSKAAEFQDYALARRYAEEAMELAKKINTNWSKSTIYLRLAFLETMRGDYAEALRYDMECVKIHTVTKDSASLSLALSDVGADYRDLGEFEEGYFYLTQGYQMARTHQKVPSYDDSLVMSICLHNIGTIFTELRQFDIALSHLQASAKISEDINDPEGAPYSHDEIGDLYRLKGDYNQSEKNLLLALKEAHQLKIRFLIPRIHTHLAGLYLEKKDFKNSLVYYDSVNEHQKKINNRFGMAECDLGKGKVMARSGNFNEALDLYEKSLETAKELNARNLALACYKEMASLYEIRNDYANSLLYLKQHDALRDSIFSGAAMEKLFLNQKKFEVENKNTEIAALSKEKTEQSSEIKRQELVTNILVIAVALTGFLLLTVYRSGQRRKRINGLLLEHQEEIKKRSIELEQLNQVKDKFFSIISHDLRSPMNALSGTLDLLEQKNISQAEFSEVSKNLRTQFNHTRTLINNLLNWTLLQMDKLTIQPEKVVLHSKVEESFATLKMLYTKDIQMENKVNENVVAFADPNIVNLVLRNLILNAVKFTESGGHIWIDSKESDNEIIVSVSDNGIGIRPEVREVLFEKTSGYSTRGTANEKGTGLGLILCKEFVEKNGGRIWLESEIGKGTSFYFTLPKA
- a CDS encoding amidophosphoribosyltransferase, which gives rise to MSDSILHECGIALVRLRKPLSYYIEKYGPTYGMNKMYILMEKQHNRGQDGAGIANIKIDQEPGLRYISRYRSMKSQPVANLFKKIGKKYKKAQKEGKEKFHNEKWLKRHLSFSGELWLGHLRYGTHGFNSIENVHPFLRQNNWRSRNLVMAGNFNMTNVDELFDILVNLGQHPKEKVDTVTVMEKIGHFLDEEVQTQFEKYKDQFTNKEVSDIIENEIDLASMLKRACKDFDGGYTMAGMIGSGSAFVVRDPNGIRPAYFYADEEVVVVASEKPAIKTAFNIEYNQIEEIKPGHALIITKSGEYAQHSIVPSGEKKSCSFERIYFSRGNDPDIYRERKMLGKLLVPQVLKAINFDLKNTVFSYIPNTAETAFYGMMAEVENYLIRKQTDIIVDGKPSVDSLEDILAFRPRIEKIVIKDAKLRTFIADDDHRDEMVAHVYDTTYEVVNRDKDTLVVIDDSIVRGTTLEKSILRLLDRLGPKKIVVVSSAPQIRFPDCYGIDMSRMGDFVAFRAVIELLKEHGKDYLLGEVYEQCLQSALIKEPINHVKKLYEQFTYEQISDKISEIVKPPDMKAELKVVFQTVEALHKGIPNHSGDWYFTGDYPTPGGMLVANKSYVNYMEGRLVRAY
- a CDS encoding NAD(P)/FAD-dependent oxidoreductase, which produces MVQTDIIIIGAGPVGIFTVFEAGLLKLRCHLIDSLPQPGGQLIEIYPKKPIYDIPGYPIINAGDLVNRLMEQSAVFKPGFTLGETVVDLEEIGDNQFLVTTNRGTQHKAPVVIIAGGLGVFEPRKPPIENLEMFEDKGVEYIIKDPEFYKGKRVVISGGGDSALDWTIYLAENKIASEISLVHRRTSFRGHLDSVQKVMDLANEKRINLITDAEVSAINPTASGSVGSVLIKHTSLGDIIKETDHFIPLFGLTPSLGPIANWGLEIEKNAVKVDTFDYSTNRKGIYAVGDINTYPGKLKLILSGFHEGTLAVQSAFAKIYPNKKNVLKYTTVNGVSGF
- the murI gene encoding glutamate racemase, encoding MSELKGDQPIGVFDSGIGGLTVAHAIKQKMPNENLIYFGDTAHLPYGDKSEAAIQAYSIKIADVLLKKNCKVIVIACNSASSAAYELLKEYVHQSVKVINVIDPMVNLVAEKFHDCTIGLIGTKRTIQSGIYEKKITDANKNISLRSVPAPLLVPMIEEGFFNNKISHDIIEKYLRDPLLKNIDALILGCTHYPLVKKEIKDFYSDSVDVLDSSAVVAEALYNYLLSQNLLKKDKTGADQFLVSDFTESFEASTKLFFREAVHLEKHALWN
- a CDS encoding 2Fe-2S iron-sulfur cluster binding domain-containing protein, which produces MDIKVTIIDREGVPHHLEAPTDMNMNIMEICKAYELPVEGTCGGMALCASCQCYLESNTSLPEQNDSELAMLDQAFHVKDNSRLGCQIRITEEIDGIVLRLAP